One window from the genome of Choloepus didactylus isolate mChoDid1 chromosome 2, mChoDid1.pri, whole genome shotgun sequence encodes:
- the LOC119516418 gene encoding cytochrome c-like translates to MGDVEKGKIFVQKCAQCHIVEKGSKHKTGPDLCGLFGQKTGPAIGLSYTDASKNEGITWDNETPMEYLEKPKKYIPGTKMIFAGIKKKTEREDLLAYLKKATNE, encoded by the coding sequence ATGGGTGATGTTGAGAAGGGCAAGATTTTTGTTCAGAAGTGTGCCCAGTGCCACATTGTGGAAAAAGGGAGCAAGCACAAGACTGGGCCAGATCTGTGTGGTCTGTTTGGGCAGAAGACAGGTCCAGCCATTGGATTATCTTATACAGATGCCAGCAAGAATGAAGGTATCACTTGGGACAATGAAACACCCATGGAGTACTTGGAGAAGCCCAAGAAGTACATCCCTGGAACAAAAATGATCTTTGCTGGCATTAAGAAGAAGACAGAAAGGGAAGACTTGCTAGCTTATCTCAAAAAAGCTACTAATGAGTAA